In Micromonospora sp. NBC_01813, the following are encoded in one genomic region:
- a CDS encoding ester cyclase yields the protein MTTTRTPSRHNRMRLLIAATVAAVALPATAATGVALAASPTDNRPAASAPGPRGGPKQTEAMLDAWLQLWNGDYAKAPGIISPDIEVHAALMDGGDGSAIRGPEGMVAWIGELRAAAPDLVFTVEVGPLIDGRYASLRWIATGTYAGGLPGAKAAPGTVVTFTGTDTLRIHGGKFVEYWVNSDSLLLLQQLDAF from the coding sequence GTGACCACCACCCGTACCCCCAGCCGGCACAACCGGATGCGGTTGCTCATCGCCGCCACCGTCGCCGCCGTGGCCCTTCCTGCGACCGCCGCCACCGGGGTCGCCCTCGCCGCGTCGCCGACCGACAACCGGCCAGCCGCCAGCGCACCGGGTCCCCGAGGCGGCCCGAAGCAGACCGAGGCGATGCTCGACGCCTGGCTGCAGCTGTGGAACGGCGACTACGCCAAGGCACCGGGGATCATCTCCCCGGACATCGAGGTCCACGCCGCGCTCATGGACGGCGGTGACGGCAGCGCCATCCGGGGCCCCGAGGGCATGGTGGCCTGGATCGGTGAGCTCCGCGCGGCAGCCCCGGACCTGGTGTTCACCGTGGAGGTCGGCCCGCTGATCGACGGCCGGTACGCCTCCCTACGGTGGATCGCCACCGGGACCTACGCCGGCGGGCTACCCGGCGCCAAGGCGGCACCGGGAACCGTCGTCACCTTCACCGGGACCGACACCCTACGCATCCACGGTGGCAAGTTCGTCGAGTACTGGGTCAACAGCGATTCCCTTCTGCTGCTGCAGCAGCTCGACGCGTTCTGA
- a CDS encoding helix-turn-helix transcriptional regulator, translated as MKNDVRELRMAAGLSQRELGEVLNVSRQTVNSIETGRYDPSLPLAIAIARHFRRTVEEIFHVD; from the coding sequence ATGAAGAACGACGTTCGAGAGCTCCGGATGGCAGCTGGGCTGTCCCAGCGCGAGCTGGGCGAGGTGCTCAACGTCTCGCGGCAGACGGTCAACTCGATCGAAACCGGCCGCTACGACCCATCCCTTCCACTCGCCATCGCTATCGCCCGCCACTTTCGCCGCACCGTCGAGGAGATCTTTCATGTCGACTGA
- a CDS encoding DivIVA domain-containing protein: protein MATLATALATTHNGRHTATPPRDWPNGSGVYRLPDGRARNQRPGAYRPIRPWQIRAHHFPTLPRRARGRGLDPADVAAFLDRVAHDLGILYAELDRTIEQNDRIKDALRRWQTTQALAAQATVNLPTWAGTATATAATRFAGQS from the coding sequence TTGGCGACGCTGGCGACTGCGCTGGCAACGACGCACAATGGCCGCCACACCGCCACACCGCCGCGCGACTGGCCGAACGGCAGCGGCGTCTACCGGCTACCCGACGGCCGCGCCCGCAACCAGCGACCCGGCGCGTACCGGCCGATCCGACCCTGGCAGATCCGCGCCCACCACTTCCCCACCCTGCCCCGCCGGGCGCGCGGCCGCGGCCTGGACCCCGCCGACGTCGCCGCCTTCCTCGACCGCGTCGCCCACGACCTCGGCATCCTCTACGCCGAACTCGACCGCACCATCGAGCAGAACGACCGCATCAAAGACGCCCTCCGCCGCTGGCAGACCACCCAGGCCCTCGCCGCCCAGGCGACCGTGAACCTGCCCACCTGGGCCGGCACCGCCACCGCCACCGCCGCCACCCGGTTCGCGGGGCAGTCGTGA
- a CDS encoding DUF397 domain-containing protein: protein MDILTPQWRKSSRSTPNGGSCVEVADNLPGRVLVRDTKDRDGGTLAFGPAAWAAFVELAKAR from the coding sequence ATGGACATCCTGACGCCACAGTGGCGCAAGAGCAGCCGGTCCACGCCCAATGGTGGGTCCTGCGTCGAGGTCGCCGACAACCTTCCCGGGCGTGTCCTTGTCCGGGATACCAAGGACCGCGACGGTGGGACGCTGGCCTTCGGCCCGGCCGCGTGGGCGGCGTTCGTTGAGCTGGCGAAGGCCCGTTGA
- a CDS encoding helix-turn-helix domain-containing protein codes for MSGSEYLVGELRRLRNLVGLTQGAWGERIHFSASHVGAVERGERPVLPDYLRAVDRVFGTALVKFYREFVVGELAPMWLRSWLEYEERASALRVYQPLIVPGLLQTEDYARMVLSSGGLLADEVERQVQLRLGRQLALTSETPPRVVAILDEQALRRGEAEVMAAQLEHLISLAQRPTITIRVVPADAPPHLGWGGPVDIASFDDEEDVGYLDNHLQGQVATGPGPMTMLQAVWDSVSAVALPAHQSVALMKEVTKTWTS; via the coding sequence ATGAGCGGAAGCGAGTATCTGGTAGGGGAGCTTCGTCGGTTGAGGAACCTCGTCGGCCTCACACAAGGGGCGTGGGGCGAGCGCATCCACTTTTCGGCCAGCCACGTCGGGGCCGTCGAGCGCGGTGAGCGGCCGGTGCTGCCTGACTACCTGAGGGCAGTAGATCGTGTCTTCGGGACCGCCCTGGTGAAGTTCTACCGCGAGTTCGTGGTGGGCGAACTCGCGCCAATGTGGCTGCGGTCCTGGTTGGAGTACGAGGAGCGGGCGAGCGCGCTACGGGTGTACCAACCCCTCATCGTGCCGGGGCTGCTGCAAACCGAGGACTATGCCCGGATGGTCTTGTCCAGCGGTGGCCTGCTCGCGGACGAGGTTGAACGGCAGGTACAGCTTCGGCTGGGCCGCCAACTGGCACTAACCAGCGAGACACCGCCTCGAGTCGTGGCGATCCTTGATGAGCAGGCACTTCGTCGGGGCGAGGCAGAGGTGATGGCGGCGCAGTTGGAGCATCTGATCTCGCTCGCGCAGCGACCAACGATCACCATTCGCGTTGTGCCAGCGGATGCGCCACCGCACCTCGGATGGGGTGGCCCGGTGGATATCGCTAGCTTCGACGACGAGGAGGATGTTGGATACCTTGACAACCACCTCCAAGGGCAAGTGGCCACCGGGCCAGGCCCGATGACCATGCTCCAAGCGGTCTGGGACTCCGTCAGCGCCGTGGCCCTCCCCGCTCACCAGTCCGTAGCCCTCATGAAGGAAGTGACGAAGACATGGACATCCTGA
- a CDS encoding SDR family NAD(P)-dependent oxidoreductase has protein sequence MSIAIVGASVELPGVGSLDDLWRVISTGTSLTRPFPQNRREKLSEYIRYLRATTVEPVDDDGLDFHNGSYLDTVDAFDYAAFGMTPRQAALTDPHHRMVIRAMFLALEDAGYSADRLRGSRTGVFVGFATNPGSTYMDYISRVEPSLSQQAITGNIPAMLANRLSHLLDLRGPSLVVDTACSATLVAVHQAKNALLAGDCDMAVIGGARIVFAPVKHPHSAIGIESSDGVTRTFDEAADGTGFGEGSGAIVLKRTEQALADGDEIYAILKGSAVNHDGHTDGITSPSAQAQSELLLAAWANADIDPRTIGYFEAHGTATRVGDPIEHEGMKLAFARHTADRSFCAVGTVKANVGHLFEGSGVIGLLKALAVLRHRQLPPQANFVNPNPQLDFASGPLFVPTSLQPWESPGQPRRCGVSAFGLGGTNAHVVLEEYVVPERERGPDGTHGPASESLFTLSAATIHSLTGLLRRYLRFIDDGGLDGLDIADVCHTTQVSRSAHRYRIALAVTDAEDLRRGLDAILTDGRQPVVGALAEAADAYLRGAPVDWQRLAAGRTHRIVRLPHYVFDESTAWLDFPQDWRQTMSLDSATEQRPVTHDVELLPAPRPETTRSGTVLALVDPFTEAENLLAPALPADSRIIRLGEPISAGGARFAVDSVASFEHVVRLAEETDVTHLVYALAFEATPATDIEEVERRAAKNLHGLFHLSKALMAAGAKLDLVVLTRTAVSAHEGDSTAVTENAALVGFGKVLVREYPYVQVKHVDVDMSVSGAAIRAEIFAEEYGLSVLRGEQRTREMFVEVPEIELAPVAPGPRPYLRQGGTYLITGGTGALGLAVAHDFASAQPDVTVVLLSRSGLPPRDQWDGLLASTSDSSTAARVRAVLELESLGASVVAVSVDVGDSKALAEAVTRIRHDHGRIDGIVHAAGLPGGSTVIFRQLDDFDAVVRAKLHAAFVLDELTRVDPPDFIVHFSSVASVFPAPGQADYAAANYYLDNLARSQAGGRCHVIALDWVAWKEIGMAVDYGTNGDTMFKALPTSVGLAVLDAGLRSRRSRLFAGELHYGGELIHLLRSYDVALSPEIEASVQQQMHALEERLAKATGKIRASVEAVVVQLDGRQGDEYSATELSVARCLALAFGYDRLDVQADFFDLGGDSLMATTVANHIAVYHDVSYDVADLLADRTAAEIAYHIEDLREFAASSE, from the coding sequence ATGAGCATTGCGATCGTCGGCGCCTCGGTGGAACTGCCGGGAGTCGGCAGCCTCGACGACCTGTGGCGCGTCATCAGCACCGGCACAAGCCTCACCAGACCGTTCCCACAGAACCGGCGGGAGAAGCTGAGCGAGTACATCCGTTATCTGCGAGCCACCACGGTCGAGCCGGTGGACGACGACGGCCTCGACTTCCACAACGGCTCCTATCTCGACACGGTAGACGCGTTCGACTACGCGGCGTTCGGGATGACGCCACGGCAGGCCGCCCTGACCGACCCGCACCACCGCATGGTCATCCGCGCCATGTTCCTCGCGCTCGAGGACGCCGGGTACTCCGCCGACCGGCTCCGTGGCAGCCGGACCGGAGTCTTCGTCGGCTTCGCGACGAACCCGGGCTCGACCTACATGGACTACATCTCCCGGGTCGAACCGTCGCTCAGCCAGCAGGCCATCACCGGCAACATCCCGGCGATGCTCGCCAACCGGCTGTCGCACCTGCTCGACCTTCGCGGCCCGAGCCTCGTCGTGGACACCGCGTGTTCGGCCACCCTGGTGGCCGTGCACCAGGCCAAGAACGCGCTGCTGGCCGGAGACTGCGACATGGCCGTCATCGGCGGCGCACGGATCGTCTTCGCCCCGGTCAAGCACCCACACTCGGCGATCGGAATCGAGTCCTCCGACGGTGTCACCCGCACGTTCGACGAGGCGGCCGACGGCACCGGCTTCGGCGAGGGCTCCGGTGCCATCGTGCTCAAGCGCACCGAGCAGGCCCTCGCCGACGGCGACGAGATCTACGCCATCCTCAAGGGCAGCGCGGTCAACCACGACGGCCACACCGACGGCATCACCAGTCCGAGCGCCCAGGCACAGTCTGAGCTGCTGCTGGCCGCCTGGGCGAACGCCGACATCGACCCGCGTACGATCGGCTACTTCGAGGCGCATGGCACCGCGACCAGGGTCGGCGACCCGATCGAACACGAGGGCATGAAGCTCGCCTTCGCCCGGCACACAGCGGACCGCAGCTTCTGTGCCGTGGGCACGGTCAAGGCGAACGTGGGGCACCTCTTCGAGGGATCCGGGGTGATCGGCCTACTCAAGGCCTTGGCGGTACTGCGGCACCGGCAGCTTCCGCCGCAGGCCAACTTCGTCAACCCCAATCCGCAGCTCGACTTCGCTTCCGGCCCGTTGTTCGTCCCCACCAGCCTGCAACCGTGGGAGTCGCCCGGGCAGCCTCGGCGCTGCGGCGTGAGCGCGTTCGGGCTCGGCGGCACCAACGCCCACGTGGTTCTGGAGGAGTACGTCGTACCAGAGCGCGAGCGCGGACCGGACGGTACGCACGGCCCGGCCAGCGAGTCGCTGTTCACCCTCAGCGCGGCCACCATCCACTCGCTGACCGGGCTGCTGCGCAGGTATCTCCGGTTCATCGACGACGGCGGACTGGACGGTCTCGACATCGCCGATGTCTGCCACACCACGCAGGTCTCGCGATCCGCGCACCGGTACCGGATCGCGCTGGCGGTCACCGACGCCGAGGATCTCCGCCGTGGCCTCGACGCGATCCTCACCGACGGCCGACAGCCGGTCGTCGGTGCACTCGCCGAGGCAGCCGACGCCTACCTGCGTGGTGCGCCGGTCGACTGGCAGCGGCTGGCGGCGGGCCGGACCCACCGGATCGTCCGGCTGCCCCACTACGTCTTCGACGAGAGCACGGCGTGGCTCGACTTTCCGCAGGACTGGCGGCAGACGATGTCCCTGGACAGCGCCACCGAGCAACGGCCGGTCACCCACGACGTGGAGCTGCTGCCGGCGCCCCGGCCGGAGACGACACGATCAGGCACCGTACTGGCCTTGGTCGATCCGTTCACCGAGGCCGAAAATCTGTTGGCTCCCGCGTTGCCCGCCGACAGCCGGATCATCCGGCTCGGCGAACCGATCTCGGCCGGAGGTGCCAGGTTCGCCGTCGACAGCGTGGCGTCGTTCGAGCACGTCGTCCGGCTCGCCGAGGAAACCGACGTCACCCACCTCGTGTACGCCCTCGCGTTCGAGGCCACGCCCGCGACGGACATCGAGGAGGTGGAACGCCGGGCGGCGAAGAACCTGCATGGCCTGTTCCACCTCTCCAAGGCACTGATGGCGGCCGGGGCAAAGCTTGACCTGGTCGTACTGACCCGGACGGCGGTCAGCGCCCACGAGGGCGACAGCACTGCGGTCACCGAGAACGCGGCGCTCGTGGGCTTCGGCAAGGTGCTCGTCCGGGAGTACCCGTACGTCCAGGTCAAGCATGTCGACGTCGACATGTCGGTGTCCGGGGCGGCGATACGTGCCGAGATCTTCGCCGAGGAGTACGGCCTTTCGGTCCTACGTGGTGAGCAGCGGACCCGCGAGATGTTCGTCGAGGTCCCCGAGATCGAGCTCGCCCCCGTGGCGCCCGGTCCCCGGCCGTACCTCAGACAGGGAGGGACATATCTGATCACCGGCGGCACCGGTGCGCTCGGGCTCGCGGTCGCCCACGACTTCGCCAGTGCCCAGCCCGACGTCACGGTGGTGCTCCTCAGCCGATCCGGGTTGCCGCCCCGAGATCAGTGGGACGGCCTGCTGGCGTCGACCTCCGACAGCTCGACGGCTGCTCGGGTCCGGGCGGTGCTGGAGCTGGAGTCGCTGGGTGCCTCCGTCGTCGCGGTGTCCGTCGACGTCGGCGACAGCAAGGCTCTCGCCGAGGCGGTCACCCGGATCCGCCACGACCACGGCCGGATCGACGGCATCGTGCACGCGGCCGGGCTGCCCGGCGGCAGTACGGTGATCTTCCGCCAGCTCGACGACTTCGACGCCGTCGTACGGGCCAAGCTGCACGCCGCGTTCGTTCTCGACGAGCTGACCCGGGTCGACCCACCGGACTTCATCGTCCACTTCTCCTCGGTCGCGTCGGTCTTCCCCGCCCCGGGACAGGCCGACTACGCCGCGGCCAACTACTACCTCGACAACCTCGCGAGGTCGCAGGCCGGCGGACGGTGCCACGTGATCGCCCTGGACTGGGTGGCCTGGAAAGAAATCGGCATGGCCGTCGACTACGGCACGAACGGCGACACGATGTTCAAGGCCCTGCCGACCTCGGTGGGGTTGGCCGTCCTCGACGCGGGCCTGCGCTCGCGCCGGTCGCGCCTGTTCGCTGGCGAACTCCACTACGGCGGCGAGCTCATCCATCTGCTGCGCTCGTACGACGTCGCGCTCTCCCCCGAGATCGAAGCGTCGGTGCAGCAGCAGATGCACGCGTTGGAGGAACGGCTGGCGAAGGCGACGGGCAAGATCCGGGCGTCGGTCGAGGCGGTCGTGGTGCAACTCGACGGCCGCCAGGGCGACGAGTACTCCGCGACCGAGCTGTCGGTCGCGCGGTGTCTGGCCCTCGCGTTCGGCTACGACCGGCTCGACGTACAGGCCGATTTCTTCGACCTCGGCGGCGATTCGCTGATGGCCACGACGGTGGCCAACCACATCGCGGTCTATCACGACGTGTCGTACGACGTCGCCGACCTGCTCGCCGACCGGACCGCCGCCGAGATCGCGTACCACATCGAAGATCTGCGGGAATTCGCCGCGAGCAGCGAATGA
- a CDS encoding TetR/AcrR family transcriptional regulator — MAETDAPTTPRERYRAQVRTEIKDHAWAQIATAGASALSLNAIAKQMGMSGPALYRYFANRDELITALIRDAYRSLADTVQAAVESGADLAGLAHALRGWALADPHRYLLIYGTPVPGYEAPGDVTAIAGEIMAALLDAGAALASTGPAAPFDAYLAEQRQWARGHPAPPAAMRRALAFWTRLHGVLSLELAGHFTGMGIDPTQLFAAEVDEIVTR, encoded by the coding sequence GTGGCTGAGACGGATGCGCCGACGACCCCGCGCGAGCGCTACCGCGCCCAGGTGCGTACGGAGATCAAGGACCATGCCTGGGCGCAGATCGCGACGGCCGGGGCGTCAGCGCTCTCGCTCAACGCGATCGCCAAGCAGATGGGCATGAGTGGGCCCGCGCTCTACCGCTACTTCGCCAACCGCGACGAGTTGATCACCGCGCTGATCCGGGACGCGTACCGCAGCCTGGCCGACACCGTGCAGGCAGCGGTCGAGTCTGGAGCGGACCTGGCTGGGCTGGCACACGCCCTGCGTGGTTGGGCTCTCGCCGACCCGCACCGGTACCTGCTCATCTACGGCACGCCGGTTCCCGGCTACGAGGCGCCGGGCGACGTCACCGCGATCGCTGGCGAGATCATGGCGGCCCTGCTCGATGCCGGTGCCGCCCTGGCGTCGACCGGCCCGGCGGCACCATTCGACGCGTATCTCGCCGAGCAGCGGCAGTGGGCCCGCGGGCATCCCGCCCCACCGGCGGCCATGCGCCGGGCACTCGCCTTCTGGACCCGGCTGCACGGCGTCCTGTCCCTGGAGCTCGCCGGCCACTTCACCGGCATGGGCATCGACCCGACCCAACTGTTCGCCGCCGAAGTGGACGAGATCGTGACCCGGTGA
- a CDS encoding medium chain dehydrogenase/reductase family protein encodes MDAEELVEVVLPGKVEPDGLELRLGAVPTPGPGQLVIRMEATGVSFAEQQMRRGRYYDQPPFPFVPGYDLVGTVHTVGPAVAPTLLGTRVAALVKVGGWASHVLVDAADVVPVPDGISASQAETMVVNGITAWQMLHRKARIRAGQTILVHGANGGVGSILVQLAQAAGVTVLGTAAARHHDALRQAGVTPIDYRTEDITVRVRELAPGGVDAVFDHVGGPGVVDSWRLLAPGGTLVSYGSAATRDDTGSKQLPVLKLLGRVWLWNALPNRRHAYFYNLWAGRATGKDRFRARLRADLTDVFTAARHGDLTATIAAELPLARIADALRLAESGTVAGKVVLLP; translated from the coding sequence GTGGACGCCGAAGAACTCGTCGAAGTCGTACTGCCCGGCAAGGTCGAGCCGGACGGGCTGGAGCTCCGCCTCGGTGCCGTCCCCACCCCCGGCCCGGGCCAGCTGGTCATCCGGATGGAGGCCACCGGAGTCTCCTTCGCCGAGCAGCAGATGCGCCGTGGCCGCTACTACGACCAGCCGCCGTTCCCCTTCGTCCCCGGCTACGACCTGGTCGGCACCGTCCACACCGTCGGCCCCGCAGTGGCACCCACCCTCCTCGGCACCCGGGTCGCCGCGCTGGTCAAGGTCGGCGGCTGGGCCAGCCACGTGCTCGTCGACGCGGCCGACGTGGTGCCGGTGCCGGACGGGATCAGCGCCAGCCAGGCCGAAACCATGGTGGTCAACGGCATCACCGCCTGGCAGATGCTGCACCGCAAGGCACGGATCCGGGCCGGGCAGACCATCCTGGTGCACGGCGCCAACGGCGGCGTCGGCTCGATCCTGGTCCAACTCGCGCAGGCCGCCGGCGTGACGGTGCTCGGTACGGCGGCAGCCCGACACCACGACGCCCTGCGGCAGGCGGGCGTCACCCCGATCGACTACCGGACCGAGGACATCACCGTACGGGTGCGTGAGCTCGCCCCAGGCGGGGTCGACGCCGTCTTCGACCACGTCGGCGGGCCGGGCGTCGTCGACTCCTGGCGGCTGCTCGCACCCGGCGGCACTCTCGTGTCGTACGGCAGCGCCGCCACCAGAGACGACACCGGGTCCAAGCAGTTGCCGGTGCTGAAACTGCTCGGCCGGGTGTGGCTGTGGAACGCGCTGCCGAACCGCCGCCACGCGTACTTCTACAACCTCTGGGCCGGTCGGGCCACCGGCAAAGACCGGTTCCGGGCCCGGCTGCGCGCCGACCTCACCGACGTGTTCACCGCCGCGCGACACGGTGACCTCACCGCCACGATCGCCGCCGAACTGCCGCTGGCCCGCATTGCGGACGCCCTGCGGCTGGCCGAGTCCGGCACCGTCGCCGGCAAGGTCGTCCTCCTGCCGTAA
- a CDS encoding condensation domain-containing protein: MITTSSTDVEFHCGRTRRAPLTWGQEVIWDLMREQDDARTYAVLTRWMPIPLLLSVGDVLASIGELLRRHEALRTMYHPTAKGDATQEVLGSGALTVEMVDRPADDPTDYTSIITDYLVRASEAGFDHEKELPIRISVILQDGIPILLAFAVSHLSADFVSADLLVADLTAMLQARADGRPPPPARPATQPADLAALEGSPAGQLRNIEAIRFIRGQLDRAHPDMLPARAAPATPRFFRGQLESDAIAVAGGPAARRYRTSPSVLLLSITSALMRCIAPGPVYPIDLMQSNRPTPELAGTVCSLSQSILTVIDVSAGSFADLVRHCSAVVAQARVHGPHRKRAAQDIVDAAGAARGCQFNDIWSQLPGRPRPAATLSELQEMTASSTFYWPEKVADKNKDLFMGIRGTADRVHLTLFADTALLPPGDIRAFLDTFERTAVTLAFADVALDQIAHWFAEGCARYAEFNSGSG, translated from the coding sequence ATGATCACTACGTCTTCGACCGACGTCGAGTTCCACTGCGGACGTACACGCAGGGCACCACTGACCTGGGGGCAGGAGGTCATCTGGGACCTCATGCGCGAACAGGACGACGCCCGGACGTACGCCGTGCTGACCAGGTGGATGCCGATCCCTCTGCTGTTGAGCGTCGGCGACGTGTTGGCCAGCATCGGCGAGCTGTTGCGCCGGCACGAGGCGCTGCGCACCATGTACCACCCGACCGCCAAGGGCGACGCGACGCAGGAGGTGCTCGGCTCCGGAGCGCTGACGGTCGAGATGGTCGACCGGCCCGCCGACGACCCGACCGACTACACCTCGATCATCACCGACTACCTGGTACGCGCCTCCGAGGCAGGATTCGACCACGAGAAGGAACTGCCGATTCGGATCTCGGTGATCCTGCAGGACGGCATCCCGATCCTGTTGGCCTTCGCCGTATCGCATCTGTCCGCGGATTTCGTCAGCGCCGATCTGCTGGTCGCCGACCTCACCGCGATGCTGCAGGCCCGTGCGGACGGCCGGCCACCGCCGCCGGCCCGACCCGCGACGCAACCGGCGGACCTGGCGGCCCTGGAAGGTTCGCCGGCAGGACAGTTGCGCAACATCGAGGCGATCCGGTTCATCCGAGGCCAACTCGACCGCGCCCACCCGGACATGCTGCCCGCGCGGGCGGCACCGGCGACGCCGCGGTTCTTCCGCGGACAGTTGGAGTCCGACGCCATCGCGGTGGCGGGCGGCCCGGCCGCCCGCCGCTACCGGACGAGCCCTTCGGTGCTGCTGCTGTCGATCACCAGCGCGCTGATGCGATGCATCGCACCCGGCCCGGTCTATCCGATCGACCTGATGCAGAGCAACCGCCCGACACCTGAGCTCGCTGGCACGGTCTGCAGCCTGAGCCAGAGCATCCTGACCGTGATCGACGTGTCAGCGGGCTCGTTCGCCGACCTCGTCCGACACTGCTCGGCCGTCGTGGCGCAGGCCCGAGTCCACGGGCCGCATCGGAAACGGGCTGCTCAGGACATCGTCGACGCGGCGGGGGCTGCGCGGGGATGCCAGTTCAACGACATCTGGTCTCAGCTGCCGGGCCGGCCCAGGCCGGCAGCGACCCTGTCCGAACTGCAGGAGATGACCGCATCCAGCACCTTCTACTGGCCGGAGAAGGTCGCGGACAAGAACAAGGATCTGTTCATGGGCATCCGGGGCACTGCCGACCGGGTCCATCTGACCCTGTTCGCCGACACCGCGCTGCTGCCCCCCGGTGACATCCGCGCGTTCCTCGACACGTTCGAACGGACCGCCGTCACCCTCGCCTTCGCCGACGTCGCGCTGGATCAGATCGCGCACTGGTTCGCCGAGGGCTGCGCCCGGTACGCGGAGTTCAACTCCGGGTCAGGGTAG
- a CDS encoding MATE family efflux transporter, translating into MTDMTKGPALRQIVGFALPLTAASLFQQAYLLVDGIVVGRYVGVEGLAAVGASGPIFYLLNAMFIGLGTAFTIRLAHLRGSGHDEQRRDVVAALTLVTVCWTVGSILLVTVLARPVLALMGITGELAEQCAHFIGVLSIGFPGIFGSAAVSAYLRGLGNSKAAMWVQAAGNMINIVLALLFVGGFGFGIAGAALATAIAATVAAVVGVVASGRLYPMPSGRPTSTAVRGELVDATRLGFPLATQHIILAVGIMVLVWIIEPYGEVVMAGFTIVSRIEAFTAILFLSFSGAMTTFAAQNLGAGHTERARLALLQTLGLTVGLTAVFSMVVLLAHGPIAAVFTDDAAARQVTGQYLLIIYPFFVLYTAMVVLHGYLNGARRTTVPLTCTILAFGLVQIPFAYLLSQPFGIQAVMWAVVVSWTTGLAYSVFCLRQVLWPRPTPAGDALPATTPEVRSPS; encoded by the coding sequence ATGACTGACATGACAAAGGGGCCGGCGTTACGGCAGATCGTCGGCTTCGCCTTGCCACTGACCGCCGCCAGTCTGTTCCAGCAGGCGTATCTGCTCGTCGACGGCATCGTCGTCGGACGGTACGTCGGGGTCGAAGGGCTTGCCGCGGTCGGAGCGAGCGGGCCGATCTTCTACCTGCTGAACGCGATGTTCATCGGTCTGGGGACGGCGTTCACCATCAGGCTGGCGCACCTGCGCGGGAGCGGGCACGACGAGCAACGCCGCGACGTGGTGGCGGCGCTGACCCTGGTCACCGTCTGCTGGACGGTGGGCTCCATCCTGCTGGTCACCGTGCTGGCCAGGCCGGTCCTGGCGTTGATGGGCATCACCGGTGAGCTGGCCGAACAGTGCGCCCACTTCATCGGGGTGCTGTCCATCGGGTTCCCCGGCATCTTCGGATCCGCCGCGGTCAGCGCCTACCTGCGGGGTCTCGGCAACTCCAAGGCCGCGATGTGGGTGCAGGCCGCCGGCAACATGATCAACATCGTGCTGGCGCTGTTGTTCGTCGGCGGGTTCGGGTTCGGCATCGCCGGTGCCGCGCTGGCCACCGCGATCGCCGCCACCGTCGCCGCAGTGGTCGGCGTCGTCGCCTCGGGCCGCCTCTATCCGATGCCGAGCGGTCGACCGACCAGCACCGCCGTCCGTGGCGAACTCGTCGACGCGACCCGCCTGGGCTTTCCGTTGGCCACGCAGCACATCATCCTCGCGGTGGGGATCATGGTGCTGGTCTGGATCATCGAGCCGTACGGCGAGGTGGTGATGGCCGGGTTCACCATCGTCTCGCGGATCGAGGCGTTCACCGCGATCCTGTTCCTGTCCTTCTCCGGTGCGATGACCACCTTCGCGGCGCAGAACCTCGGTGCCGGTCACACCGAACGCGCCCGGCTCGCCCTGTTGCAGACGCTCGGACTCACCGTAGGGCTGACGGCGGTGTTCTCCATGGTGGTCCTGCTGGCCCACGGACCTATCGCGGCGGTGTTCACCGACGACGCGGCCGCCCGACAGGTCACCGGGCAGTACCTGCTGATCATCTACCCGTTCTTCGTGCTCTACACCGCGATGGTCGTGCTGCACGGCTATCTCAACGGCGCCCGGCGCACCACCGTTCCGTTGACCTGCACCATCCTGGCTTTCGGGCTGGTGCAGATTCCGTTCGCCTACCTGCTCAGCCAGCCGTTCGGAATCCAGGCGGTGATGTGGGCGGTGGTCGTGAGCTGGACCACCGGGCTGGCGTACTCGGTCTTCTGTCTGCGTCAGGTCCTGTGGCCCCGCCCGACCCCGGCCGGCGACGCCCTGCCCGCCACCACCCCGGAGGTACGAAGCCCGTCATGA
- a CDS encoding DUF397 domain-containing protein, with the protein MIKPAWRKSSQSNGQGGNCVEVADNISGRVLVRDTKDRDGGTLAFGPAAWSAFVELAKTR; encoded by the coding sequence ATGATCAAGCCCGCGTGGCGCAAGTCCTCCCAGTCCAACGGGCAGGGTGGCAACTGTGTTGAGGTCGCCGACAACATCTCCGGGCGTGTCCTTGTCCGGGATACCAAGGACCGCGACGGTGGGACGCTGGCCTTCGGCCCGGCCGCCTGGTCGGCGTTCGTTGAGCTGGCGAAGACCCGTTGA